A single window of Hyla sarda isolate aHylSar1 chromosome 2, aHylSar1.hap1, whole genome shotgun sequence DNA harbors:
- the DLEU7 gene encoding leukemia-associated protein 7 isoform X2, producing the protein MPGPALVRDVLSHQAKAFTTLVTLLEERGIRCNNIYIVEGVSGSCSLCYTRPPATLADLELESEESDTASISSTRSLTLAQRASRNRLSRVAKSTLSLLTVEENILDHLSLDHQFSMQLKDSIEFRNICTHMALQSDDRRFDQDLKSAQECLTTIITNMTWDITNKTCEFCETVQEQLKHILKKLRED; encoded by the exons ATGCCTGGACCAGCACTAGTGAGAGATGTGCTCAGCCACCAAGCCAAGGCTTTCACAACCCTGGTAACTCTTCTGGAGGAAAGGGGCATAAGGTGCAACAACATATACATTGTGGAGGGAGTATCAGGCAGCTGCAGCTTGTGCTACACCAGACCCCCTGCTACACTGGCTGATCTGGAGCTGGAATCAGAGGAGTCAGACACTGCATCAATATCTTCTACAAGATCACTTACACTGGCACAAAGGGCTTCAAGGAATCGTCTTTCTAGAGTGGCAAAGTCAACGCTATCACTTCTAACAGTGGAAGAAAATATTCTGGACCATTTGTCTTTGGACCATCAGTTTTCTATGCAACTCAAA GACAGTATAGAGTTCCGAAATATCTGCACACATATGGCCCTTCAGAGCGACGACCGGAGGTTTGATCAAGATCTGAAATCAGCTCAGGAATGTTTAACCACTATTATCACCAACATGACCTGGGATATAACCAACAAGACTTGTGAATTCTGTGAAACCGTCCAGGAGCAGCTAAAACACATATTAAAGAAACTCCGGGAAGACTAA
- the DLEU7 gene encoding leukemia-associated protein 7 isoform X1: protein MWIFSLQLCHSHSAAEKRTAWKMPGPALVRDVLSHQAKAFTTLVTLLEERGIRCNNIYIVEGVSGSCSLCYTRPPATLADLELESEESDTASISSTRSLTLAQRASRNRLSRVAKSTLSLLTVEENILDHLSLDHQFSMQLKDSIEFRNICTHMALQSDDRRFDQDLKSAQECLTTIITNMTWDITNKTCEFCETVQEQLKHILKKLRED, encoded by the exons TCATTCCCATTCAGCAGCTGAGAAGAGGACAGCCTGGAAAATGCCTGGACCAGCACTAGTGAGAGATGTGCTCAGCCACCAAGCCAAGGCTTTCACAACCCTGGTAACTCTTCTGGAGGAAAGGGGCATAAGGTGCAACAACATATACATTGTGGAGGGAGTATCAGGCAGCTGCAGCTTGTGCTACACCAGACCCCCTGCTACACTGGCTGATCTGGAGCTGGAATCAGAGGAGTCAGACACTGCATCAATATCTTCTACAAGATCACTTACACTGGCACAAAGGGCTTCAAGGAATCGTCTTTCTAGAGTGGCAAAGTCAACGCTATCACTTCTAACAGTGGAAGAAAATATTCTGGACCATTTGTCTTTGGACCATCAGTTTTCTATGCAACTCAAA GACAGTATAGAGTTCCGAAATATCTGCACACATATGGCCCTTCAGAGCGACGACCGGAGGTTTGATCAAGATCTGAAATCAGCTCAGGAATGTTTAACCACTATTATCACCAACATGACCTGGGATATAACCAACAAGACTTGTGAATTCTGTGAAACCGTCCAGGAGCAGCTAAAACACATATTAAAGAAACTCCGGGAAGACTAA